DNA sequence from the Carnobacterium funditum DSM 5970 genome:
CAACAATTCGCCAGAAAAATACAAGCCTCTTGTAAATTTACTTTCCATTGTTTTTGGATTTACTTCTTTTGTATTGATGCCGCCACCTGTGACAAAGGCTTTTTCAATAGGCAAAGTTCCATTCGCAGTAAAACTAAAATCTTTAAGAAAATCAACGAAGGCTGATCGTTCTTCATCGGACAATTGTTTTAAAGGTGTATTTTCATTAAGTGATAAC
Encoded proteins:
- a CDS encoding NAD(P)/FAD-dependent oxidoreductase, which codes for MKNALKGYVPERYLLFAFTRLSLNENTPLKQLSDEERSAFVDFLKDFSFTANGTLPIEKAFVTGGGINTKEVNPKTMESKFTRGLYFSGELLIIMGILVATILLVLLSLVA